One window of Trifolium pratense cultivar HEN17-A07 linkage group LG5, ARS_RC_1.1, whole genome shotgun sequence genomic DNA carries:
- the LOC123884169 gene encoding uncharacterized protein LOC123884169, whose translation MFDGLLSRGFAAKCKSLIKLTKNRIDVIRRKRKATEKFLKKDMADLLANGLDVNAYGRAEGLIGELTLTACYDFVEWTCDFVLKHLSVLQKLSGCPEECREAIACMIIAAARFSDLPELRDLRQIFQERYGNSLECYVNQEFAANLNPKSFTLEQKVRLMQEISSEFSIKWDSKAFELRMSKSSASAQGHNTYKSDHSVGYNKSLQGKDAVLLQKSPDYSNDGHNFRNGKEAAVSKGDENHLHLKSKLSEKGYKPISRHDEVSMPRDSHGNPLPGREELTSQKGGYWKEGSMLKPPFGCSSQDKRVQQFDNGSDLHNKWGNATRVRESQDTATARKSPNHAGIHSKSSLNEPFAVNHVGLPDLDNSQRKVQKDETPRNAIPPPYVKPNSIPYSNAIPPPYVKPNSKLKNNTRIDNDGIPTTPSIHQKPDAASTTERIRSSLDNSEQDLQASRHARLSKQDYEKEPPVREDAEEIPVLKQKSMRRKHSKSRSTHNDANKEDSEVARKSRSRRRDESKRGLQILFDDEQHKKDEEERVIDRLLLHYCKKPSSVSGHEKARRRSKSRHAHQIDDGPDKTPDMVPRARSVSLPHDQTQEAEVNKVFTRAASFQPDRSKEARHVHPKLPDYDDLAARLAALRGT comes from the exons ATGTTCGACGGTTTGCTCAGTCGTGGTTTCGCCGCGAAATG tAAATCGTTGATTAAATTGACGAAGAATCGGATCGATGTGATAAGGAGGAAGAGGAAAGCGACGGAGAAGTTTTTGAAGAAAGATATGGCTGATCTGTTGGCGAATGGTTTGGATGTTAATGCTTATGGCAGG GCTGAAGGACTTATTGGTGAGTTGACATTGACAGCTTGTTATGATTTTGTTGAGTGGACGTGTGATTTTGTTTTAAAGCACCTCTCAGTGCTGCAGAAATTGAG TGGATGCCCTGAGGAATGCAGGGAGGCTATAGCGTGTATGATTATTGCTGCTGCAAGATTTTCTGATCTACCTGAGTTACGCGACCTTCGGCAAATATTTCAGGAGAGATACGGAAACTCCCTAGAATGTTACGTCAATCAAGAG TTTGCTGCAAATTTGAATCCAAAGTCTTTTACTTTGGAGCAGAAGGTTCGCTTGATGCAAGAGATTTCTTCAGAGTTTTCAATAAAGTGGGACTCCAAAGCTTTTGAACTGAGGATGTCAAAATCCTCTGCTTCCGCACAG GGCCACAATACTTATAAATCTGACCATTCAGTTGGTTATAATAAATCATTACAAGGCAAGGATGCGGTTTTGTTACAGAAAAGTCCTGACTATTCTAACGACGGGCACAATTTTCGGAATGGCAAGGAAGCTGCTGTCTCAAAAGGAGATGAAAATCATCTTCATCTCAAATCCAAGCTCTCTGAAAAAGGATACAAGCCAATAAGTAGGCATGATGAAGTCAGTATGCCGAGGGATAGCCATGGCAATCCGTTACCAGGAAGAGAAGAGCTTACTTCTCAGAAAGGTGGCTATTGGAAGGAGGGTAGTATGCTAAAACCACCATTTGGGTGTTCTTCCCAGGATAAGAGAGTGCAACAATTCGACAATGGTTCTGATTTACATAATAAATGGGGGAATGCCACCCGTGTGAGAGAAAGCCAGGACACTGCCACTGCTAGGAAGTCTCCAAATCATGCAGGAATTCATTCAAAGAGCAGTTTGAACGAGCCATTTGCTGTTAATCATGTTGGCCTACCTGATCTTGATAACTCTCAGAGAAAAGTTCAAAAGGATGAAACTCCTAGAAATGCCATCCCACCACCTTATGTAAAACCTAATTCCATCCCATACAGTAATGCCATCCCACCACCTTATGTAAAACCTAATTCCAAACTAAAAAACAACACACGTATTGACAATGATGGCATCCCAACAACTCCTTCAATACATCAAAAGCCTGATGCTGCTTCTACAACAGAGAGAATCCGATCCAGTTTGGATAATTCTGAACAGGATTTGCAGGCCTCTAGACATGCTCGACTGAGTAAACAGGATTATGAGAAAGAACCCCCTGTCCGTGAAGATGCTGAAGAAATCCCtgtattaaaacaaaaatctaTGAGGCGGAAGCACTCGAAATCAAGGTCTACACACAATGATGCCAATAAGGAAGATTCTGAAGTTGCAAGAAAATCAAGGAGCAGGAGACGAGACGAATCAAAACGTGGCCTACAAATTTTGTTTGACGATGAGCAACataaaaaagatgaagaggAAAGGGTAATAGATAGATTACTGCTCCACTATTGCAAAAAGCCATCATCTGTCTCTGGGCATGAGAAAGCAAGAAGAAGGTCTAAAAGTCGCCATGCACACCAAATTGATGATGGGCCTGATAAGACACCAGATATGGTCCCTCGTGCACGATCAGTTTCCCTTCCTCATGATCAAACACAAGAGGCGGAAGTCAACAAAGTGTTTACTCGAGCTGCTTCGTTTCAGCCAGATAGATCTAAAGAAGCTCGACACGTGCATCCCAAGTTACCTGATTATGATGATTTAGCTGCTAGGCTTGCGGCCTTGAGAGGAACATAA